Proteins co-encoded in one Carcharodon carcharias isolate sCarCar2 chromosome 7, sCarCar2.pri, whole genome shotgun sequence genomic window:
- the mvda gene encoding diphosphomevalonate decarboxylase, protein MAEDKRMFLVTCTAPVNIAVIKYWGKRDEELILPINSSLSVTLHQDQLKSTTTVAASRDFKEDRIWLNGKEENINHPRLQSCLREIRRIARKRRSSGDGNSNTLTLHHKIHICSVNNFPTAAGLASSAAGYACLVYTLAKLHGLEGELSEIARQGSGSACRSMYGGFVQWIMGVKEDGSDSIAQQIEPETHWPELRVLILVVSAEQKPVGSTAGMQTSVKTSPLLKYRAEIVPKRMKEMIEAIKRQDFEIFGQLTMKDSNQFHATCLDTFPPIFYLNDISKRIINLVHKYNSHFGETRVVYTFDAGPNAVIYTRKQHVDEFVEVVKHYFPPEENGEQFLKGLPVNSVSVSEHLKSSIKMGPVKAGIQYIINTQVGPGPQLIEDANLHLLGEDGLPKQ, encoded by the exons ATGGCTGAAGACAAGAGAATGTTCCTTGTGACCTGCACGGCCCCTGTCAACATTGCTGTGATAAAATACT GGGGAAAACGAGATGAAGAGCTGATTTTGCCAATTAACTCCTCACTAAGTGTAACACTACACCAAGATCAG TTAAAAAGTACAACCACAGTTGCTGCAAGCCGAGATTTTAAGGAGGACAGAATATGGCTAAATGGAAAAGAGGAAAATATCAACCACCCAAGGCTGCAGTCTTGTTTACGAGAAA TCCGTCGTATAGCAAGAAAAAGAAGAAGCAGTGGTGATGGAAATTCTAACACGTTAACCCTCCACCATAAAATTCATATCTGCTCTGTAAATAACTTTCCCACAGCAGCGGGTCTGGCATCCTCTGCAGCAGGTTATGCTTGTCTGG TCTACACACTTGCCAAGCTGCATGGTTTGGAAGGAGAGCTGTCTGAGATTGCTCGTCAGGGGTCAGGTAGTGCATGCAGAAGCATGTACGGAGGGTTTGTGCAATGGATAATGGGAGTGAAAGAAGATGGGAGCGATAGCATCGCACAGCAGATTGAGCCAGAAACTCATTGGCCAGAGCTCCGAGTTCTTATACTAGTG GTCAGTGCAGAGCAGAAGCCTGTTGGTAGTACAGCTGGGATGCAAACCAGTGTCAAGACCAGTCCATTGCTGAAG tATCGTGCTGAAATAGTTCCAAAACGAATGAAAGAAATGATTGAAGCGATCAAACGGCAAGATTTTGAAATCTTTGGACAGTTAACAATGAAGGACAGTAATCAGTTTCATGCAACATGTCTCGACACCTTCCCTCCAATCTTCTATCTCAATGATATTTCCAAGCGCATCATTAACCTGGTACATAAATACAACTCCCACTTTGGAGAGACACGG GTAGTGTACACATTTGATGCGGGTCCCAATGCAGTTATTTATACACGAAAGCAGCATGTGGATGAGTTTGTGGAAGTTGTGAAACATTACTTTCCTCCTGAAGAAAATGGTGAACA GTTCCTGAAAGGCTTGCCTGTAAATTCAGTATCTGTATCAGAACATCTGAAGTCCAGCATCAAGATGGGTCCAGTTAAGGCTGGAATTCAATACATCATCAACACTCAG